Sequence from the Rhea pennata isolate bPtePen1 chromosome 16, bPtePen1.pri, whole genome shotgun sequence genome:
cggcagcagcagggctATTCCAGCCCAGGCCAGGATGCCAATCCGGCCCCAGGGAGAGCCAGCTCCGGGGTTGCAGCCCTTCCGCAGAGCTCCTCAGGGCTGGGGCCTCATcctgcgccggggccggggccgggcccagGAGGGCCGCAGCGGCAGGCTCCACCATGTGTGCGGCGCGGGCGAGGGgaggcggggggcgcgggggatCCGGCGGGGAACAATACACCGCCACGAGCCCGGCTGCTGCTGTGGGCGGCGAAGGTCACAGTGCTGCCCCGGGGACAGGGACGGGAAAAGGGACAGGACGTGGGGAAAGGGACAATGagcagggatggggatggggaaaaCAGAcgggggcagggagcagcagcagtgatggGGAAAGGGACAGCGGACAGTGATGGGGACAGGACGGAGATGGggtggggacagggacagggtGGAGGAGCAGGGGGGGGACAGGAACATGGATAGGGAAGAGGGCATGGATGTGGGGATAGGGAACAGGGATGGGGGCAATGGAAAGGGAcaggggacagggatggggatggggaaaaGGATGTGGATAGAGAGCAGAGATGGGGACAAGGACCCCCAGCCCCGACCTTCCCAGGCCCTGCGAGCTGGTGGCAGGAGACAAAGGCAGAGGGAGGCAGCCGGTCCCCACGGCCCGTGTCCCCACCGCTGGGGCCagagggggccggggggccgggacCCTGCACTGCCGGCACTGGGGCActcggcgctgccggcggcggctcggggggatccgggggcaccgggggggggggggtgggcgcgctgcgcggccgggtggagcagccccctccccacccccctgccgcctgccttcctccccctcctcctcctcctcctgctctcctgctcctcctcgccgcctgcctccctccccgcccctcGCACTCGGCTCCCCGCGCCTCGCCGCCCGCACAGCCGGTGCCCGGCGGCGCACGGCGGCCagcagcagcgcggggccggggcgctgcgcggggccggggccggggcgctgcgcggggccggggccagggccggggccggagctgTCCGGTGCTGAaggcgccggccgggccccgccaTGCCCCGCTCCTTCCTCGTCAAGAAGATCAAGGCGGACGCCttcccggacgccggggcccccgcggccAGCTACGCCCCCCTGGAGCCCCCCTacgcgctgcccggccccgccgccggcgatGGTAAGTGCGGGGCCCCTGGGGGCTcgggagggccgggccggggcagcggcgccgcggaccccccctccccgggcggGCTgcgccccctcctcccccgcgccgcgccgcgctaTTGTGCGCGCCCGGCGGAGCaccgcgggggccggcggggccgccgggccggcggggaCGCGAGGGGCCCCGGGACGCGGTCCCCGCGGCAAGTGCGGGGCGACGGAGGCGTGCGGGGGGGTCCCCGCCTTTGTGTCCCGCAGCCGGGGTGGCTGCGCGTGCCGGAGCCCGGGCGCCGTGGGGGGGACTCGTCCCCGCACGCCTTGTCCCCCTGCGGGGCCACCGGCCGCTGCCGAAGTTGGTCCGTGGGGAAATGTCACGCCTGTGTCACCCGCAGCCTGCGCAGCAGCACGGGGCCTCGGCCCCAGCCGGACCCCGGGACCCCAACCCGCCAGGCGTCGAGGCCGGCTCCCACCCAGGACAAGTTCCTGGGGGGACATGCAGCCGTCGGGCTCCCCAGAGCGGGGAGGGGACGGCAGGCGAGCGAGGCAGGGGGCAGGAGCCTCGCCGTGCCTGCGGGTTTCATTGTTTGCAGCGGTGCCCGAAGCCCCTCCAAGAGCGCAGCGGAGGCTGGCGCTCCCCGGAGCACGGGGAAGAGCCATTCGGAGCTGGGAAGGGGAGCGGGAGGGAGCAGCCGCCTTCCCCGCACCCCAGCCGGATAGGTGCAGAGGGCTGGGTTGGAGGATGCCCGGGGCACCCGGAGCTCTGTCCTGCGAGGTGAGGCTGGGGCAGGGTCCGGGAACCAGCCGGGCTCGGCAGAGACTCCCGACGGAGCGGCCCGGTTGCCTGCCCTGCAAGCGGGGGCTGGAGAGGTCTGTCCCAGGCCACGGCCCGGCCGGTCCTGGCTGCTCAGGGAGCCTGAGGCCGGGCTGGGTGCAGGTATGGGCCTGATCCAGCCAAGGGCGCCCGACCACCGCTTCCCTTGTCCCTTCTGCTCCACgctggctgctccccagcaAAGCAGCTTTCTCCAGACATGGGCAGGGGTGAGAGACCTGCTTGACTGGGGTGGGGGGTTCCTGCTCTGCACCCCCTGCCTGGTCGGGAGCGACATGCCGGTGGGGgagggatgtgctgcagctgggcagaaGCTGCCGACGCTGCTCTCCTGGAAATAACCTTGCTGCATGCTCGGAGGCAGCGTGAGAAATTGCTGAGCAGAGCGCTTTCTGCACAGCCCGTGTGACCGCACTGTCAGCACGGCGCGGGGAGCCGtgtggggggctgggggcacgGCTCTGCCACGGCCTCGCCAGGCCCCGCTCCCCACAGTGGCGTGGGGGTCCCCAGCCTGAGGGGGACAAACCACGGGCGCCCCGGCTACGGCTTGCCCCCCAGAGcagtggggcggggggggctaCATTTAGAGGGTGTTTGCACGGCTGCAGCTGGGGTGGAGTGCCCACCCCAACCTGTGGGTATGCACACACAGGGCCGAGGCGAGCCCGGCCGGGCACAGCCCGCCTGAATGCCCCCGGCAGCCCCTGCCACCACCAACGGTGCAGAAACGTCCCCTGAGGCAGTTAGCAAGGAGCCTCGTGCACGAGGCTGGGAGATGAGgagggcggcgtggggctgccCAGGGCACCCCGGTGCCCCAGCGCCGCGCACGCGCTGGCAGCACGCTGGCCccgtggggagggggctgcactgctccccccgcgcccggcccgtGCACCGCAGTGACCTTCGCGTGCCCGGCGCGCGGGCACGGGAATCCCACGCGGCGCCTGCTCCGCGGTGCGCCGAGAGCCGCCGGCCCGCAGCCGGCCCGCGATGGCCCCGACGCCCCGCGGGAGAGCCGGGGCGCCAGGAAGCTGCTCTCCAAGATCGGGGCTGGCCCCGCTCCCGGGGGGAGCCCGGGCTCGGGCCGGCCGGGGGGACGGTGACCGCGCTGTGTCGTCCCCGCAGGGTACGTCCCGCACTGCCTGGCGCCCGCCGGCTACGACGCCGACAAGAAGCAggggctcccgctgccgccggccgaCCCGGCTTACGCGCCGGCCCACGAGGAGTACAGCGACCCCGAGAGCCCCCAGTCCAGCTTCTCCGCCCGCTACTTCCACGGCGAGGCGGCGGTGACGGACAGCTACTCCATGGACGCCTTCTTCATCACAGACGGGCGGTCGCGGCGGCGCGGCAAGAGCCAGCGCCGCGGGAGCCACCGCCACTCGTGCCCCGAGTGCGGCAAGACCTACGCCACCTCCTCCAACCTCAGCCGGCACAAGCAGACGCACCGCAGCCTGGACAGCAAGATGGCCAGGAAATGCCCGACGTGCGGCAAAGCCTACGTCTCCATGCCCGCCCTGGCCATGCACGTCCTCACCCACAACCTCAAGCACAAGTGCGACGTGTGCGGCAAGGCCTTCAGccggccctggctgctgcagggccaCATGCGCTCGCACACGGGCGAGAAGCCCTTCGGCTGCGCGCACTGCGGGAAGGCCTTCGCCGACCGCTCCAACCTGCGCGCCCACATGCAGACCCACTCCGCCTTCAAGCACTACAAGTGCAAGCAGTGCGAGAAGACCTTCGCCCTCAAGTCGTACCTCAACAAGCACTACGAGTCCGCCTGCTTCAAGGGCTCCGAACACAGCTGTGCGATGGGCAACTagcccccgccggcgcccggccgcagGGCTCCCGCGGCCGCTGCAGCCGCTCCTTCCGCGGTGCCGTCGCCGCCGGAGGACgcgtctccccccccccagacccGCCGCCCACCCCGGGACAAGGGCGCCCGGCGCTTCCCCTGGAGCATTTGAGGCGAGAAggggccccgcggcagcagccaGCCCCTCGCCCCACGTGCTCAGGGGGTCCCGGCACAGCCGGGCACGTTCCTCTGCGGGGGACTCGCTCCGGGAACCTCCCCCGGACCTGGGAGGGACCCTCCTCCCCTCGACTCCTGACGTTCCAcgtatatttatttaatttattactattatttatttagagctgctgcttctcctcccgGGAAACACCAGGGGAGAAAAGACACTCACCTGCTCCCTCTGGGGGCAAAAACTCACCGCATTCAAAACCCCGATGGGACGATAGGGCCAGAGAGGTGATGAGGCCACGGGGGGGTCGGGGACGCGCACCAGGCGCTGACACCCCCGGcccaccctgccctgccccgcggGGCAGAGAGCAAAGCTCCCGGCTGCGGGGGCTGCACGCGGCCCCGAAAGCGCCCGTggccggagccggggctggggggcgcgGGGGTCCCCGGGGCAGGACCCTCCCCCAAACCGCACGCCTCCGCCGCCGCTCAAGCCCCGGGGCGACGGCCACGCAGCCGGAGCGGCCGGTGGTGCTGCAACGCTCGGGTGAGTCTATTTATTGTTAGttcttatttatattatttataatttaagcTTTTCACTATTTATTTGCCAAGAGCGGCCTGGCCGTGCCAGTGCCCAGCAGCTCTTCCGCACGGCTGGCGGCGCCTGGCAGGAGGCGGCGGAGCCGCGGGGACCGGGACCAGGACGGGGCCGCGCGCAGGAGGGGCCCCGGCAACGGAGGGGTGAGGGCGCGAGCCCGCCGGGCTGGCGGCACCGGGCAGCCCCGACGCCGCGCCCCGCAAACCTCGAGCAAAAGGCAAAGCTGCCGTCCTCCGTCTTCCGCGGCGCTGCCGAgtgcccccggcccccccccagccccgggggcaCCCCGGGCGTTTCTATGCAACCTCCCGGCGGGGCGCACCctcgcccgccccgcgcgccgccgccgcctcctcctaCCTCGCACCgcgagccgcggggccgcgcgcggaCCTTGCCGTGCCGTCTTCCTCCCCGCAGCCTTCCTCCCCGCAGTCTTCCTCCCCGCCTCGCTGGCTCCCTGCGCGCCGCCGCGTCCGCGCCCTGCCGCGCGGCTCGACGCCTCCCGCGCGCCCCGGGCCGCGgtgctccccgccgccccgtgTTCATACTGTAAATAGCAGATACTACAGCAATAATTTTCCGTGCATGATTGATTTTCTCCTGCCAGGTTTTTGTATTTGACAGATCACAGTGAGACAAGGCTACTGCTGAGAAGCGGCCACCTGCGGTATCACTTGTAATGCAATTCAGGGATATAAAAGGGATTTCTGCCACTACGACGTGTGTCTCGGGGCGTTTGtacgggcggcggcgggcgggggtCCCGGCAGCACCGCCACCCCTGCGAACGCCCAGCAAGGCCCCTCGGCCACGCCAGGCGCTGACGCTCGGGGTGCAGCTTTCTCTGCTCGCGTTTCGGTGCGTTTGCGCTCCTTCCGGCGCGTCCACGCGGCAGCCGGTTTGCCGGGAACGGCAGGCGGCAGAGACCCCACTCCGCGCGGCCGGCCAAGCGCTCCCGACCCCAGGTGCCCTTCAAAGGCGCCACAAACGGTCACCAAATGGGGGGCAAATGGCCTTTGGCCTCCGGCTCATTAGCAAACCCTTTGCCGGAGCCCCCGCTCCCGGGGGGGTCAGTCACGGCCGCGCTCGGAGAGTCCTGGCAGGTGAGAGCGCAATAATTCACCTGCCCAGTCATCGCCCGATTCACTCTGCAAAAAGTCAGGCCGAGCCCAGAGCCTCGCAGCCCCGTCCTGACCGCCGCCGTCGCCGCGGCTCTCGCAGAGGGCACCCGAGCCACCGGTCACGTCAGCGGGACGCCGTTCACCCGCAAAAACACGTCCGGACCGGCGCTGGGGTGCggcgctccccccccccccccccccccccggcctcggCACCGTTTGGGACGGCAGCCTGGAGAAAGGACCCAAAAAGACTCGGGGACGAACCGCGCCGTGGTCGCTGCCCAGCTACCGCCGCCCCCCTTCTTTGCCGCTCAGACTTCGGGGTTGCCCAATGCCGCCACTTCCTCGCGGAGGACGAGGGCTCCGGACGGCTCCGGACGAGCGGCTCCGGGGTGGGGAAGCAGCGCGGCTCCGGGCATCGCCGGGAGCGGGAGCAGCCAGCCTTGGCGCAGCGGCACGGGGGGCCCCGACGGGGAGCCCTGGGGTGGGGGTAGGGGTGCAGCCCCGCGGCTGTGCTGCGGCTGCggctggggcgggggcggcgcccCCCCGGCTCGTCACGCTGCCCCCCGCGCCTGCACGGCAGGGCTCAGCCTCCCCCCGGCACCGAGCCCCAGCCTCGCTCCGggcccccccggccgcggccgcaggCAGCAGCCCCCGGGGCGAGCGCTGGCTCGGGCGCCCGGCCCAGCCCGTCCTGCTGCTTCACC
This genomic interval carries:
- the SCRT2 gene encoding transcriptional repressor scratch 2, which produces MPRSFLVKKIKADAFPDAGAPAASYAPLEPPYALPGPAAGDGYVPHCLAPAGYDADKKQGLPLPPADPAYAPAHEEYSDPESPQSSFSARYFHGEAAVTDSYSMDAFFITDGRSRRRGKSQRRGSHRHSCPECGKTYATSSNLSRHKQTHRSLDSKMARKCPTCGKAYVSMPALAMHVLTHNLKHKCDVCGKAFSRPWLLQGHMRSHTGEKPFGCAHCGKAFADRSNLRAHMQTHSAFKHYKCKQCEKTFALKSYLNKHYESACFKGSEHSCAMGN